CAAGCGCCGGGAGCCGACCGACGACATCCTCGGCAGGCTGATGGCCGAGAACGACCTGTCCGACGAGGAGCTGACCAACATCGCCTTCCTCCTGCTGGCCGCCGGGCACGAGACGACCGCGAACATGCTGTCGCTGGGCACCTACACCCTGCTGTGCCATCCGGAGCAGCTCGAACGGCTGCGCACCGACCCGGCGTTGATCGACGACGCCGTGGAGGAGCTGCTGCGCTACCTCACCATCTTCCACATCGGACCCTCGCGGACCGCATTGGCCGACGTCGAGCTGGACGGCCACCTGATCAAGGCAGGCGACACGGTCACTCTCTCGCTCAGCGCCGCCGACCGCGACCCGGAGAAGTTCGCCGATCCGGATCGGTTCGACGTCACGCAGGCGGCAGGCGGTCACCTCGCCTTCGGCCACGGTGTGCATCAGTGTCTCGGTCAGCAGCTCGCCCGCATGCAGATGCGCGTCGGATACACCGCGCTCATCAGGCGATTCCCGACGCTGCGGCTCGCCGTCGAACCTGCGGAGGTGCCGATGCGGGACGACATGACCATCTATGGGCTGCGCAGGCTCCCGGTCACCTGGTAGCAGGCGAGGGAGAACTCGCGGTCGAGCCCTGACGAGCCGGCCGAGGGCAGGGCTGCCGAAACGCTGGAGAGCGATCCCCAGGCACCACGGCCGGCTCGGTCGGGTTCAGCCCTCGGTGCGGTACTTCATCGTCATGCTCTCCAGGATCGGGACCAGCTCGCCGGGCGTCGGGTCCGCCAGGCTCTCCTGTCGCAGCCGGGCGGCGCTCTCCTGGAAGGAGGGCTCCGTCAGCATCCGTACCAGACCGGCCCTGACCTCGGCACCGGTGAGATCTGCCGAGTGGATGTGCAGGCCTGCACCGAGGTCCGTCAGCTGCCGTGCCTTGAGCACCGTGTCGAACATGTTCGGGATGATGAGCTGCGGCACTCCTGCGGCCAGCGCGGTCGAGTAGGTTCCCGCCCCGCCATGGTGGACCACCGCCGCACAGGTGGGCAGCAGGGCATGGAGCGGCACGAACTCGACGGCTCGCACGTTCGGATGGCGTAACGAGTCCGCCAACGCCGCCTGCTGCCGCTCGGTGAGGGTGACGACCACCTCGGCATCGAGGTCCGCGATCGCGTCGAGAATCATGCCGATGTCCTGTTGCCCGGGGCCCGGCACGTGTTCGTATTCGCGTTGACTGATACCGATCGTGACACAGATACGTGGCCGCGTCGACGGTTCCCGCAGCCAATTCGGAATAGGCGATCGGCCGTTATAAGGAACGTATTGCATAGGCACCGACGGCGTCGCGGCGGCGAGCCTCGTGGCGGCGGGCATCGGGTCGATCGTCCACTGCCCGTTCACCACGTCCTCGTGAAAGGTCGCGCCGTGGCGCTGGAGAACATCGGTCAGCCACTCGGCCTGCAGGTCGGTCTGCTCCCCGGCTGGGCGCCCGTCCCGCAGCGCGACGAAGTGCTCGCGAGTGCGCGTCCAGACGTCCTGACCCCAGAGCAGCCGCGCGTGTGCCGCGCCGGTCACCCGCGCCGCCACCGCGCCCGCGAACGTGATCGGCTCCCAGATGACCAGGTCAGGACGCCAGTCGACGGCAAAATCGACCAGATCGTCCACCATCGAGTCGTTGAAGGGGATGACCCCGGCCTTGAGGAACGACCGGTAGCCCCTGGTGAGCTCCTCCCAGTCGAGCGACTCGGGTTCGAGGCCGAAGATCTCGACAGGCTTCGCGATGTCGTCGTCGGCGTTCGCAACGATCTCGGCTGTGCTGAAGTCGGCGCCGACCGACACGGCGGGCAGCCCCGCCTCGGTGATCACGTCGGTCAGTATCGGCTGACTGGCGACCACGACCTCGTGGCCTGCCACCCGAAAAGCCCATGCCAACGGAACCATCGGATACAGGTGAGTTCTCGCCGAGAACGTGGTGAACAGGACGCGCATGAATCCTCCCCAGGCCGGAAATCAATCGACGTCACGGTCAGGCTGTTCGTGGTCTCCGGTTGAGGGTAACGGAACTCCACGAGAAATCGACTTCGTCATGCGGATCGATTTCCCCGCCATGACGTCTCAAGGGGCGCCTGCCGGCCGATGCATACCCGTCCATCGCCGTGGGCCGGTGAGAGACGGGGGCCGCCGTCCCCCACCGGCCGCCGACCGATCAGCTCAGGGGAGCACCGGCCGCAGCGACCTCCAGGCCTTCGAGGACGGCGGGCAGGGGCGCGGAGTGGACCACGATCAGTTTCTGGGTGGCCCTGGTGAGCGCGACATAGAGTTCCGCCGCGCCGTGCAGCGGGTTGGCCAGGATCTGGTGCGGCTCGACGACCACGACCAGGTCGAACTCCAGCCCCTTGGACGCCTGCGGAGTGATGACGGCCGCGTCGACTCCGAACTTCCCGAGTTCGAGGGTCAGGCCCTCCGGCACGATCACCACCGCCGCGCCCTCCTCCGGAGCCGTGCGGATCGCCTCGGCCACGGCAGCAGCCAGTTCGGCAGAACTCGTCTCGCGGGCCTGCGGCCGGATGCCGTTGCTGCGAATCGACTCCGGGGTCGCAAGAGACGGGTCCAGTTCGGCGAGGACCTTGCTCGCCACCTCCATGATCTCCGAGGGCGTCCGGTAGTTGATCGTCAGCTCCCGGAAGATCCACCGCTGCGGCACGTACTCGTCGAGCATCGCGCCCCAGGTACGCGCGCCCGCCGTGGACTGCCGCTGCGACAGGTCACCGACGATCGTCATCGACTTGGTCGGGCAGCGACGCATGAGGACTCGCCAGTCCATCTCGGACAGTTCTTGCGCCTCGTCGACCACGACGTGCCCATAGGTCCACTCGCGGTCGCTCGACGCCCGCGTGGCGATGTCGCGACCGTCGCGCTCCTGGTTCCGGTCGGCGAGAGTCTCGGCGTCCACGACGTCGACTGCCCGCAGCGTCTCGCCGTCGAGGTCCTCGTCGGTGTCCAGCACCTGGAGCACGCCCTTGGTGTATTGGACGTGCTCCAGCCGCTCCCGCTCGGCCCGCTTCTCCGCGCTGTGGTCGACGCCGAGGAACTCCACCGCCTCGTCGAGCAGTGGGGCGTCGGAGACCGTCCAGGCGTCGCCCGCCTCGCGGTACAGGCTCATTCTGTCCGCATCGGACAGTGCCGACGCGGCCGCCTCGATACGCCCACGGTCGCTGAACAGGTCGGCGAGCAGTCGTTGCGGCGTCAGGAACGGCCACAACCGATTCACGGCCCGGACGACGTCGTCACTGCCCTTCAGCGCGGCGGCGGTGTCGGCGGCGAGCTCGGCCCGCAGCACGGTGTCACGCTTGTCCAGCCATCCCTTGCCGATCTGATTCACCGCCCGCGTCACCAAGCCCTCGACGAGGTGCTGGTGGAAGACCTCGCGCGCGTCGTTGTGCAGCAGGCCGGTGTCGCGGGTGTACTGCCGGGCCCGCTCGGCCAGCTTGGCGTCGACCTTGAGGTCGTCGACGTGGTCCAGGTCGATCGAGATCGGCGCGTCCGGCAGCTCCTGACGATCGGCGACGGCGGCCTTCAGCACGTCGACCATGGCCAGAGATCCCTTGACGCGCTTGGCGTCCGGGCCTTCCTCCCTGGTGGCCACGACACCCGGCATCAGCATTCCCGTCGTGGCGAACACGACGCTGGTCTCGCCGAGCGACGGCAGGACGTTGCCGACGTAGTCGAGGAAGCCCTCGTTCGGGCCGACCACCAGCACGCCTCGCCTGGCGAGCCGGTCCCGGTGGTTGTAGAGCAGGTGCGCGACGCGGTGCAGGGCCACGGCGGTCTTCCCGGTGCCGGGGCCGCCCTGGATCACCACGACCCCGCCGTGGCCGAGGCGGATGATCTCGTCCTGTTCGGACTGGATCGTGGCGACGATATCGCGCATCTGCCCTTCGCGCGGGGCGTTGAGCGCCGCGAGGAGCGCGCTGTCGGCGTCTCCCCCGCCCTCGGCGACGTCGAGGTCGAGCACGTCGTCGTGAAAGTCGACGATCTCGTGCCCGCGCGAGCGGAAGTGACGGCGCCGCACCAGACCCTCGGGCTTCGCGACGGTGGCACAGTAGAACGGCCTGCTGGCAGGCGCCCGCCAGTCGATCACCAGCGGCTCGTAGTCGTCCTCTTCGTCGAACAGCCCGATCCGGCCGATGTAGGTGGTCTCGCCGTCGGTGTCGTCGATCCGACCGAAGCACAGGCCGGAGTCCGCGACCTTCAGCGCGTGGATCCGGGTCGTGAGGTGGTCCACCGAGGCCTGCTGCTGCCAGCGCGCCTGCGGGCTGGTCGCGGTGCTGTCACGCAGGTTCCGTTCAAGCTCCTGCTCCGCCTTTCGCCTCTCCTCGTCGAGCTTCTCGTAGAGGGACGCGACGTACTCGCGTTCCGCCGCCAGCTCGGCCGCGAACTCGAAGGTTGACAACTTGCCTCACATCCACTAGGATCATTATAGGATTTTTGTGCCTCTTCATCCGGCACTATACCGCAGTGGATCTCTGCGCTCTCGACCATGGCGTCTGCGTGGGTCTGTGCGACCGTCGGTTCCTGTCTCCCGAAGCGTCCATCCGTCGATTCCTCAGCGGCCGACGTCGGCCGGAATCGGAGATCGTCCTTCCTCCTTCCGCTGAGCCCTCGTGCCTCCCCCGGCCGGAACGTCCGGACTCCGTCATCCCGCACGGGATCGCTCTGTCGGTCCTCCTCGAGATCGCCTCCCACACGCCGCCGCACCGCAGGACACCGACTCCCTTCACCACGGCAGGACTTCTCTGCCTCACCGTGACGTCGCGGGCGACGGCGGTCATCGCGCGTCATCGCCCGCAGCCGCCGCACCACTCTGCCGACAGGACCGCCCGCACCGAGACGCCCTCGTCGACGTCCGCATCGCCCACCTCGGGACCGCCGACGTCGGCGGCCTCAGACCGGCCGCGCGCCCCGGGCGCGGAGCAGCTCCTCGACGTGGTCGGCCGCCAGGCGGGCGCCCCCGGCCCGCTCGATGTCAGCCTGCATGTCTCGCAGTCGATCCCGCACCGACGCGCTGTCCGACACCGCCAGGACCGCCGTCCGCAGGGTCTCCCCGGTCACGTCGTCCGAGGGCAGGAGGCGGCCGAGTCCTAGTTCGGCGACTCGCTCGGCGTTGGCGTACTGCTCCGGATGCCGGGGCACGACGACCAGCGGGACGCCGAAGGAAAGCGATCCCATGATCGACCCCATACCGCCGGGACAGACGAACACCGCCGCATGGGCCAGGACCTCGGCCTGCGGGATCCACGGGTGCACCTCGACGTTCGGCGGCAACGGTCCGACCGCCGCCTCGCCGACCTTGTCCCCGATGGTCATCACGACATGCCACGGCAGGTCTTCGAACGCGGTAGCACAGACGCGGAAGAAATCGGGACGATCGTTGTCCACCGTGCCCAGCGAGATCAGCACGACGGGTAGGCCGTCGCCGGGCGGACTCCACCGCGACTCCTGGGGAAGCAGGCTCGTCCGTGGGCGACAGGGACCGACGAAGGCGTGGTCAGCACCGAATGTCTCGCCCTGGAACTGGAACTCCCGAGGGATGAACACCAGGCTCAGTTCGGTGTCGCCGGGGAAGAAGCCCGTCTGATCGTCGGTGGTCAGACCGTGCGAGGCGCGGAACTCCGCGAGCCGGGTGTCGACCTCCTG
The Actinoalloteichus fjordicus DNA segment above includes these coding regions:
- a CDS encoding activator-dependent family glycosyltransferase, whose protein sequence is MRVLFTTFSARTHLYPMVPLAWAFRVAGHEVVVASQPILTDVITEAGLPAVSVGADFSTAEIVANADDDIAKPVEIFGLEPESLDWEELTRGYRSFLKAGVIPFNDSMVDDLVDFAVDWRPDLVIWEPITFAGAVAARVTGAAHARLLWGQDVWTRTREHFVALRDGRPAGEQTDLQAEWLTDVLQRHGATFHEDVVNGQWTIDPMPAATRLAAATPSVPMQYVPYNGRSPIPNWLREPSTRPRICVTIGISQREYEHVPGPGQQDIGMILDAIADLDAEVVVTLTERQQAALADSLRHPNVRAVEFVPLHALLPTCAAVVHHGGAGTYSTALAAGVPQLIIPNMFDTVLKARQLTDLGAGLHIHSADLTGAEVRAGLVRMLTEPSFQESAARLRQESLADPTPGELVPILESMTMKYRTEG
- a CDS encoding ATP-binding domain-containing protein produces the protein MSTFEFAAELAAEREYVASLYEKLDEERRKAEQELERNLRDSTATSPQARWQQQASVDHLTTRIHALKVADSGLCFGRIDDTDGETTYIGRIGLFDEEDDYEPLVIDWRAPASRPFYCATVAKPEGLVRRRHFRSRGHEIVDFHDDVLDLDVAEGGGDADSALLAALNAPREGQMRDIVATIQSEQDEIIRLGHGGVVVIQGGPGTGKTAVALHRVAHLLYNHRDRLARRGVLVVGPNEGFLDYVGNVLPSLGETSVVFATTGMLMPGVVATREEGPDAKRVKGSLAMVDVLKAAVADRQELPDAPISIDLDHVDDLKVDAKLAERARQYTRDTGLLHNDAREVFHQHLVEGLVTRAVNQIGKGWLDKRDTVLRAELAADTAAALKGSDDVVRAVNRLWPFLTPQRLLADLFSDRGRIEAAASALSDADRMSLYREAGDAWTVSDAPLLDEAVEFLGVDHSAEKRAERERLEHVQYTKGVLQVLDTDEDLDGETLRAVDVVDAETLADRNQERDGRDIATRASSDREWTYGHVVVDEAQELSEMDWRVLMRRCPTKSMTIVGDLSQRQSTAGARTWGAMLDEYVPQRWIFRELTINYRTPSEIMEVASKVLAELDPSLATPESIRSNGIRPQARETSSAELAAAVAEAIRTAPEEGAAVVIVPEGLTLELGKFGVDAAVITPQASKGLEFDLVVVVEPHQILANPLHGAAELYVALTRATQKLIVVHSAPLPAVLEGLEVAAAGAPLS
- a CDS encoding macrolide family glycosyltransferase, whose product is MTERRSEPDSTTAPGHDRRHIACMLYPAHGHTMPAVEVVAELVRRGNRVTCFVGDLGADDIAATGAEIVRYDVPLSVEPPLVDPTVDEIAEASLRLVVETSAACDVVAARLSDDVPDVLLCDIIFYLPGGVLAQKWDRPVARLLPVFASNEHFSLQERLSVGVDQIDFAHPAMQEVDTRLAEFRASHGLTTDDQTGFFPGDTELSLVFIPREFQFQGETFGADHAFVGPCRPRTSLLPQESRWSPPGDGLPVVLISLGTVDNDRPDFFRVCATAFEDLPWHVVMTIGDKVGEAAVGPLPPNVEVHPWIPQAEVLAHAAVFVCPGGMGSIMGSLSFGVPLVVVPRHPEQYANAERVAELGLGRLLPSDDVTGETLRTAVLAVSDSASVRDRLRDMQADIERAGGARLAADHVEELLRARGARPV